One genomic region from Streptomyces sp. Li-HN-5-11 encodes:
- a CDS encoding hydrogenase maturation protease: MTPPSRTRLLVAGVGNIFLADDAFGPEVIRALQTRPLPAEVRVRDFGIRGLDLAYELLDGYDTAVLVDAAPRGHRPGTVSLIEADLPDGTAAGAGPPEAHGMDPATVLALAAHLADGPLPRVLVLACEPQERPRGDEDIMPGLSAPVREAVERAVEALHAMVPALLADPAATPRLGRPEESAPPPTAALPHLAAGAAEDR, from the coding sequence GTGACGCCCCCCTCCCGCACCCGTCTGCTGGTCGCGGGCGTCGGCAACATCTTCCTCGCCGACGACGCCTTCGGCCCCGAGGTGATCCGTGCCCTGCAGACCCGTCCCCTGCCGGCCGAGGTGCGTGTGCGGGACTTCGGCATCCGCGGCCTCGACCTCGCCTACGAACTGCTGGACGGGTACGACACGGCCGTCCTGGTCGACGCGGCGCCGCGCGGCCACCGGCCCGGCACCGTGTCCCTGATCGAGGCGGACCTGCCCGACGGCACGGCGGCGGGAGCGGGCCCGCCGGAGGCCCACGGCATGGACCCGGCCACGGTGCTGGCCCTGGCCGCACACCTCGCCGACGGGCCGCTCCCACGCGTCCTCGTGCTCGCCTGCGAACCCCAGGAGCGGCCGCGTGGCGACGAGGACATCATGCCCGGGCTCAGCGCCCCGGTACGCGAGGCCGTCGAACGGGCCGTGGAGGCGCTGCACGCGATGGTCCCGGCGCTGCTCGCGGACCCCGCCGCCACCCCGCGGTTGGGCCGCCCGGAGGAATCCGCACCGCCGCCCACGGCTGCGCTGCCACACCTGGCGGCCGGGGCAGCTGAAGATCGGTAG
- the hypB gene encoding hydrogenase nickel incorporation protein HypB: MCRSVDVKQAVLARNDDLAEALRDDLARQSVALVNLLSSPGSGKTELLGRVLARAVGRGLPVAALTADLATENDARRLARSGAPVQQVLTDGLCHLEARQVRTRLESWLPAGTAVLFVENVGNLVCPASYDLGETLRIVLMAVTEGEDKPLKYPTAFGSAHLVVVTKTDLAEAAGFDEDAFRANVHRVNPGVEIVRTCARAGDGVDTVLERALSARDAAPPHRPPLAPHPHGHGHHPADADAHDHHAHPHPATAPAS; encoded by the coding sequence ATGTGCCGGTCCGTCGACGTCAAGCAGGCCGTCCTCGCCAGGAACGACGACCTGGCCGAAGCCCTGCGCGACGACCTCGCCCGGCAGAGCGTCGCACTCGTCAACCTGCTGTCCAGCCCCGGCAGCGGCAAGACCGAGCTCCTCGGCCGGGTGCTCGCCCGCGCGGTCGGGCGGGGCCTCCCGGTGGCCGCGCTCACCGCGGACCTGGCGACCGAGAACGACGCCCGCCGGCTGGCCCGTTCAGGCGCCCCGGTGCAGCAGGTGCTGACCGACGGCCTGTGCCACCTGGAGGCCCGTCAGGTGCGCACCCGGCTGGAGAGCTGGCTGCCGGCGGGCACCGCGGTGCTGTTCGTCGAGAACGTCGGCAACCTCGTCTGCCCGGCGTCGTACGACCTCGGCGAGACCCTGCGGATCGTGCTGATGGCGGTGACCGAGGGCGAGGACAAGCCGCTGAAGTACCCCACCGCGTTCGGCTCCGCCCATCTGGTCGTGGTCACCAAGACCGACCTGGCCGAGGCCGCCGGCTTCGACGAGGACGCCTTCCGCGCCAACGTGCACCGGGTCAACCCGGGGGTGGAGATCGTACGGACCTGCGCCCGCGCGGGCGACGGCGTCGACACCGTCCTTGAACGGGCCCTCTCCGCCCGCGACGCAGCCCCGCCGCACCGGCCGCCCCTCGCGCCGCACCCCCACGGCCACGGCCACCACCCCGCCGACGCGGATGCCCACGACCACCACGCGCACCCCCACCCGGCGACCGCACCCGCCTCATGA